In the uncultured Methanobrevibacter sp. genome, ATTTCCGTCAAAATCTAATTTTATGTTAATAGGTGTTAAAGACACTGGGTTTACAGCTAGTGAATTGGCATTAGAACTTATGAAAAAAGGTATTATCGTAAGAGACTGCACCTCTTTTAAAGGGCTTGATGAATACTGGATAAGAATCAGTATCTGCACTTTAGAAGAGGATAAGAAATTTATAGAAATTATAAAAGAGGTTTTAAACTAATGTATGTTGGAGGATCTGTAATATCTTCTGTTGAATTTCATGGAAATATGTCCCTGGTTATCTTCATGTCAGGATGTCCTTTAACTTGCCGGTATTGCCATAATGTTGAACTGCTGGATGATTCAACTGAAAAATCATTTGATGAGATAAAAGGCGAAATTGAATCTTCAGCTGATTTTTTAGATGCAGTGGTGATTTCCGGAGGCGAACCGTTAATGCAAACTGATGCATTGATTGAAATATTCAGCTATGTTCGTGAAATTGGTCTTAAAACAAAATTGGACACAAGCGGAATTTATCCCGATAAAATCAAACAGCTACTTGATTTGAATTTATTGGATTTTGTTTCACTTGATGTTAAAACAACATTTTCAAAATACAGAAAAATTACAGGTTCCAACGTTGGTTTTCAGGTTAAAAAATCAATGGAACTTATCAATGCGGATGAAAACGTTCATCTGGAAGTAAGAACTACCTATGTTCCAACATTACATACAAAAAAAGACATTATCAATTTAGTCGATGAAATTGAAGCCGACATTTACACTATTCAACAATTCAGAAATAAAAATGTCCTTGATCCTGCTTTGGAAAAAGTCGAAGTACCAAATCCACATGATTTAGCACAGCTGGCTCGTGAAGTCAAGCCATATTTCAAAGGCCAGGTTAAAGTCAAGTCAGCGGAATTCGGAGAACAAGTTATTGAATAAATTTTAAGGAGGAGTAAAAATGCCGATTTTGTCATTTTCAAGTAATGATATAGATGTAATTACTGGTAAGAAAACAAGAACAATACGCAAAGCATGGAAAACTCCGCTTAAAGTTGGTGACAGACTTTACTGTTATTGGAATTTGGTTTCTAAAGAAAAAATGAAAATCTTTGAAGCTCTGGTAACTGATGTTGAAAACATTCCTTTTGAAGAGATTAAAGATAATGATGAATTGGCCAGAAAGGAAGGTTTTGAAGACTCTTATGACATGTTAAGGGAATTCAAAAAAATGTATGGTGGTCCGATTAAAGATTCTGAGGAATTTCAGATAATCTATTTTAAAAAACTTCACATTGACGAATGGAAAGGCGATAAAATAGATGAAAAGGCAATGATTACCAAAAGGGCAGATATTCTTTTTGACAGCGGCAAGTTCGATAAGTCCACAATGTGCTATGATGCCGCATTAAGGCTTGACCCTGATGATGTTTATCTTCTTAACAAGCAGGGGGATAACCTCTCAAGGCTGGGAAAATTCGATGAAGCCATCGAATGTTATGACAAGGCTTTGGAGTTAGAACCTGATAACGAATATATTCTAAACAATAAAGCTATTGCACTTTTGAATGCCGGAAGAATTGATGAAGCATATAAGGCAAGTACCATTGCCTACAATTACCGGCCGAGCAGTCCTATTGTTCTGTATTGGAGAGGATTTATTTTAGAAATGCTTGGAAGATATGATGCTGCATTGAGGGTTTATGACAAGCTCATTGTAATCGATGGTGAAAATCCGGAAGTGTGGAATGCAAGAGGCAATCTGTTGACTGATATGGGGCATCTGGAAGAAGCTATTGAATCATTTGATAAGGCTGTTGAAGTATGTTTGGATGATTCGGAGATGGATGCAAGTGCAATCAATAGAATGGGTAATGCTTATATTGATTTGGGCAGATTTGATGATGCATTGGAATGTTTTAATAAAGCAATATCATTGGAGCAATACAATATTGATTTTTTACTTAACAAAGGAGTTGTCCTGATGGAATTGGGCAAGTTTGAAGAGGCTGTTGATAGTTTCAACAAAGTATTGCTTAGAAATCCTGATAATGAGGATGCATTTTTCTTAAAAGAAGAGTGTTTGGAAAACTTTTAATTAATCTATTCTGACATCTATCAGTACTTATTTTATTTTACTTATTTTCCAATAATCTTTTATTATTTTAAAAGTAGCTATTAATTTAATGGAAGTTTTTAATGTTGAATTAGTTTTAATTATATCTGAATGTAATATAATTAAAACTAAATCGGTGATGGTTTTTTGTAATTATTTTTTGTATTTTTTAATTAAACTGATTCCCCAATTGGTCATCTCATCTGCTTTTTCCTGTGAATCTGACTCTGCAAAGCATCTGAAGATTGGTTCAGTTCCGGATGGTCTGACAATTACCCAGCCATCTTCCTTGAGGATTTTAACACCGTCTGTTAAGTCTAACTCAAAGTCAGTAGTGCTTTTGATTTCATCAGCAATACTGTTCATGACAAATTCCTTTTCATCGTCAGGACATTCTATTTTCATTTTGCTTGAGTAATAAACAGGAAGCTCTGAAACCAGCTCTGATAAAGGCTTTTTCTCTTTAGCAACGATTTCCAGGATTTTAGCAACAGTCATTACTGCATCTCTTCCATAGACAAAGTCCGGAAATATTAATCCTCCGTTTTCTTCTCCTCCAAAGAGCCCATCTTCATCTTTAAGTTTACGGGCAACAAGCAAATCTCCAACAGCAGTGGCAATTACTTCGCCGTTGTATTCTTCTGCAATATCATAAATGGCTTGGGAAGTTGCAACTGTTGTAACAACGATTCCTCCATCGTTTTCTTTCAGCATTTGCTTTTCAACAAGTGTGAAAGTTTTGTCTCCTAAAACGAAATTTCCTTTCTCGTCAATACATATTGTTCTGTCTGCATCACCGTCGTGTGCAAGACCGATATCTGCACCCAATTCCTTAACGACACTGATTAACTCCTGAAGATTATCTTCAATTGGTTCAGGGTCACGACCTGGGAAAAATCCGTCTGCCTGTGCATTTAAGGTAGTAACTTCACAACCGAGTTTTCTGATTAGATATGGTGCTGTAAAGCATCCTGCTCCGCTTCCGCAGTCAACAACAACTTTAAGTTTAGCATCACGAATAGCTTCAGCATCTACCTTGGAGATTGCTTCGTCAACATATTCGTCGATAATCTTGTCGTTGTGGTAGATTTGACCTATTTCGGACCAGTGTGCTCTTTTAGGTTCTTCATCAAAGTATAATTTTTCAATTGCAATGTCCATTTCATCAGGAATTCCAATACCAAATTCATCTAAAAATTTAAGTCCGTTATATTTTGGAGGGTTGTGTGAAGCTGTAATCATTACTCCTCCATCATAATACTTGCGAACTGCATATTGGACGCCTGGTGTAGGTAAGATTCCTAAATCCACTACGTCGCATCCGCTTGATAAAAGTCCAGCTTTAACTGCTTCTTTTAGCATTATTGTTGATGTTCTTGGGTCTCCTCCAACAGCTACGGTTCCTTGAATCTGTGTACCATAACAGGCTGCGAGTCTTGATGCAAACTCAGGAGTTAAAACATCATTTGCAGTTCTCCTAACTCCGAAAGTTCCAAATAATCGTTTTTTATCAGACATGTTATTATTTCCTATACATTTTAATATCTTTATTTTTATTTTTCAATTAATAAAAAACTATTCATTTATTAACAATTTTCAAGCTGTCTCCGCTCGACAATATCATCTCCAAATCAGAATTATATTCAGTAATCTTGCCTGTAACCTCTACTTTTTTGCCTTTAAAGTCGTTAATATCAATATTATTCGATTGAATTTCTGCAAGCTGATTTTCAAATATTATCAGAGGCATTTGGCCGGTGCCGTCATTTATAGTTAAAAAATAGCTGCTTTTTGATTTTGAAGATGCGATGTCAGCCACCACACATTCAATATTGACTTCTTCATCTATCATTCCACGGTCTATGTCCTTAATTTTCACTTTTTTAACTTCAATTGTCGGAGTAAAGATTAGAAGACCGATAATTCCGATAAGTGAAGTTATCAAAGCTATTCTTAAAAGTTTGTCGTCTGTAATTTCCATACATTTTCATTGTTTTTCATGTTAAAAATAGGCGATAGGATTTCAATTTGTAAAATTTATTTAATATTGGAAATATAATATGATTATGTTTGAAAATCTTTCAAAAACTGAATTGTATGCAATGCTGTGCGGTGTTTTTACGGCATGTCTGATTATCTCAAACATCATTGCAGGTAAAACATTTGATTTTTTCTCGTTTACCTTGCCTTGCGGTGTTGTAATATTTCCAGTAATCTATATTGTTAATGACGTTTTGGCGGAAGTTTACGGCTATGAAAAAGCAAGAAAAGTAATTCTTTTAGGATTTTTAATGAATCTTGTAGCTGTAATCTGTTATAATATTACAATAATGCTTCCTGCTCCAGTATTTTTTGAAAATTCGGATGCATACAGTATTGTTCTTGGATCCACTTTCAGATTATTGCTTGCCAGTTTTGCTGCTTATCTGGTGGGGTCTCTTGTAAATGCTAAGATGATGGTGATTTTGAAAAAGTGGAATGAAGAAAAGCTATTCGTAAGATGTATAGTTTCAACACTCTTCGGTGAAGGACTGGATGCAATAATATTTATTTTCATTGGATTTTTTGGAACAATGCCTCTGGAAGCATTGCTGGTGATGATTTTGGTCCAGGCATTATTTAAAACAATATATGAAATTATTGTCTATCCATTAACTAAGATTGTTATAACTAAAGTTAAAGGATTGCCTGAAATTTAATTTCCTGTGTTGTACATGGAAATGAGTCTCTCGACAGTGTCTGCATCCATAGGACTTTTGTCCTTTCGTATATTTTTGACAACAGGGAATCTTAATGAGTAACCTGTTTCATACTCTGGAGATTCTACGATCTCTGAAAATGCAATCTCCAATACTATTTTTGGCTCTACTTTGATTTCACGGCCTTTGGTTGAAATTTCAAGCTCTTTCATTTTTCCTGTTAAGTATTCAAGGGTTGCATCATCAAGGCCTGTTGCGGCATAGGCGACACTTTTAAAATCATCATTTTCGTCTCTAAGAGCCACAAGATATGATCCTACAAAATCCCCTCTTTTTCCTATTCCGTATGTTCCTCCGATGATGACCATGTCCAGTGTTTCCGGTTCGGCCTTGTATTTAAGCATCTTTTTACCTCTAAGCCCTGGAATATATGGTTCCTTGCAGTCTTTAATCATGATTCCTTCATGTCCTCCTTCAATTGAGGATTCAAAGAGTTCCTGAAGCTCGTCAATGTTGTTTTCAGTTCCAATTTTCATTGTACTAAGGTTCATTTCATCGACAGATGTATCGACAATTTCTTCTAAAATTTCCCTTCTTCTGGATAGTGGTTCGTCAATCATTGGAACCTTGTAATATAAAACATCAAATAAGAATAATTTCAATGGAACATTTTCCATAGCTTCCTCCACATTGTGTTTTCTTCTAACGCGGTGCAGTATGTTCTGGAAAGGCAGAGGCTTTCCGTCACGTGTAGCTATTACTTCACCCTCTACGATATAGTCGTTGTGGGGTAAATACTCATTGAAGAGTTCAACGATTTCTGGAAGGGCATGAGTGATATTTTCCAGTCTTCGGGTGAATATGTTAATTTCATTGCCGTTTCTGTGGACCTGCAGTCTGATTCCATCGTATTTTGTCTCACAGATTGCACATCCCATCTCGGGAATAATTTCATCAAGGGGTGGAGCTAACTGTGCAAGCATTGGTTTGACGGGAGTTCCCGGTGTTAAATTAAGTTTTTCAAGACCTGCTGCACCTTCCTCTTTAGCTGTTCTTGCAACTACTGAAAAATCATTTGTAAGCATTTGTGCACGTTCGACAACGGCCTTGTCAATGTTGAATGCCTGCGCTATTGCGTCACGAACGACTCCATCTCCAACACCGATTCTAAGCTCTTCAGTAATGGTTCTTGTAAGATATTTTGCTTCGGTTGCGCTTGACTGACTTAAAAGCTCTAAAATAACTGCAATTTTACGGTTGGTTGATCTTGAACCGCTGATTTGTGACAGCTTACGTAAGCTATTGAAGACAAAATCAATTGTCAAGGGTTGTGAAAAAAATGTCATCTGTGATTTTTTGGCATATAGTTTTATGCATGCAAGCCCGATGTCTCCTTCGTCACGAACTGCATCTTCTACTGCAGCCTGTGTTGTTCCCACAGCTTCTGCAACAGCTCTTTCTACCAATTTTCCGCCAATTCCGATTTCTTCTGAACTCCATGCCGGAAATACTACTCCTAAAATTAACAATCCGACTTTTTCAATAGTGTCTGAGTCAAGTTTCTTCAGATATTCAGCTATAATTTCTGTTTTCTCTAACCGTTTGGTTGTTGCTTCAAGTGCTGAGTAAACGTCAACCAGTTCCTGATATTTCATTAAAAATCACCTTTGGCAATCTTGACGGCACAATATTCTCCACACATTGCACACATCTCATCATCGTCAAGTTCACATTTGTCACGGTATTTTCTAGGCTTTGATTTATCCAAAGCAAGATCAAACTGTTTTTCCCAGTCAAATTCTTTTCTTGCTTTTGCCATTGCTTTTTCCCGAGTCCATGCTGAGTCAAGACCTTTTGCAACATCTGCTGCTTCAGCAGCTATTTTTGATGCAACAACTCCTTCTTTAACATCTTCAAGACTTGGAAGTGACAAGTGCTCCGCAGGGGTTACATAACATAGGAAATTTGCACCTGATGCAGCTGCAATCGCTCCGCCGATTGCCCCTGTAATATGGTCATAGCCTGGTGCAATATCAGTTACAAGAGGCCCCAATACGTAAAATGGGGCTCCGTGACAAATTGTTTTTTGAATTTCCATATTTGCCTTAATCTGATTTAAAGGCATGTGGCCAGGTCCTTCAACCATTACCTGAACATTGGCATCCTGGGCTCTTTTTACAAGACCTCCAAGATTTACAAGCTCTTGAATTTGAGGGATATCGCTTGCATCGGCCAGACATCCGGGTCTTAGACCGTCACCTAATGATAATGTAATGTCATATTCATAGGATAATTCCAGAAGATAATCGTAATTTTCATATAACGGGTTTTCCAAATCATTATGGTTAATCCAGGAGGCCATGAAAGTTCCTCCACGACTTACAATTCCCATCATTCTGTTTGCATCCTTAAGCTTTTGAACAAGGTCTTTTGTAATTCCGCAATGGAGCGTCATGAAGTCCACTCCCTCTTTTGCCTGATTTTCAATGGCTTTAAAAATGTCATCAGGATCCATGTCAATTATCTCTTTATTTTTTGCGAGTGTTACAACTCCCGCTTCGTAGATTGGAACAGTTCCAATACATAAATCAACGGCCTGCATGATTTTTTGTCTGAATAATTTCAAATCTGAACCTGTTGACAAGTCCATAAGTGCATCGGCACCATATTCCTGAGCCAGTTTTGCTTTGTTGATTTCAAGTTCTATATCATCAATCTTTGATGATGAACCGATATTTGCATTAATTTTTGTTTTAAGGCCTTCTCCAATTCCGCAAGGTTTTGAGTGACCATTGATATTTTTAGGAATTACTACTAATCCCTTATCTATTAATCTAGCTAATTTATTTACATC is a window encoding:
- a CDS encoding anaerobic ribonucleoside-triphosphate reductase activating protein, which produces MYVGGSVISSVEFHGNMSLVIFMSGCPLTCRYCHNVELLDDSTEKSFDEIKGEIESSADFLDAVVISGGEPLMQTDALIEIFSYVREIGLKTKLDTSGIYPDKIKQLLDLNLLDFVSLDVKTTFSKYRKITGSNVGFQVKKSMELINADENVHLEVRTTYVPTLHTKKDIINLVDEIEADIYTIQQFRNKNVLDPALEKVEVPNPHDLAQLAREVKPYFKGQVKVKSAEFGEQVIE
- a CDS encoding tetratricopeptide repeat protein, with protein sequence MPILSFSSNDIDVITGKKTRTIRKAWKTPLKVGDRLYCYWNLVSKEKMKIFEALVTDVENIPFEEIKDNDELARKEGFEDSYDMLREFKKMYGGPIKDSEEFQIIYFKKLHIDEWKGDKIDEKAMITKRADILFDSGKFDKSTMCYDAALRLDPDDVYLLNKQGDNLSRLGKFDEAIECYDKALELEPDNEYILNNKAIALLNAGRIDEAYKASTIAYNYRPSSPIVLYWRGFILEMLGRYDAALRVYDKLIVIDGENPEVWNARGNLLTDMGHLEEAIESFDKAVEVCLDDSEMDASAINRMGNAYIDLGRFDDALECFNKAISLEQYNIDFLLNKGVVLMELGKFEEAVDSFNKVLLRNPDNEDAFFLKEECLENF
- the glmM gene encoding phosphoglucosamine mutase; this encodes MSDKKRLFGTFGVRRTANDVLTPEFASRLAACYGTQIQGTVAVGGDPRTSTIMLKEAVKAGLLSSGCDVVDLGILPTPGVQYAVRKYYDGGVMITASHNPPKYNGLKFLDEFGIGIPDEMDIAIEKLYFDEEPKRAHWSEIGQIYHNDKIIDEYVDEAISKVDAEAIRDAKLKVVVDCGSGAGCFTAPYLIRKLGCEVTTLNAQADGFFPGRDPEPIEDNLQELISVVKELGADIGLAHDGDADRTICIDEKGNFVLGDKTFTLVEKQMLKENDGGIVVTTVATSQAIYDIAEEYNGEVIATAVGDLLVARKLKDEDGLFGGEENGGLIFPDFVYGRDAVMTVAKILEIVAKEKKPLSELVSELPVYYSSKMKIECPDDEKEFVMNSIADEIKSTTDFELDLTDGVKILKEDGWVIVRPSGTEPIFRCFAESDSQEKADEMTNWGISLIKKYKK
- a CDS encoding OB-fold nucleic acid binding domain-containing protein → MEITDDKLLRIALITSLIGIIGLLIFTPTIEVKKVKIKDIDRGMIDEEVNIECVVADIASSKSKSSYFLTINDGTGQMPLIIFENQLAEIQSNNIDINDFKGKKVEVTGKITEYNSDLEMILSSGDSLKIVNK
- a CDS encoding queuosine precursor transporter, which codes for MFENLSKTELYAMLCGVFTACLIISNIIAGKTFDFFSFTLPCGVVIFPVIYIVNDVLAEVYGYEKARKVILLGFLMNLVAVICYNITIMLPAPVFFENSDAYSIVLGSTFRLLLASFAAYLVGSLVNAKMMVILKKWNEEKLFVRCIVSTLFGEGLDAIIFIFIGFFGTMPLEALLVMILVQALFKTIYEIIVYPLTKIVITKVKGLPEI
- a CDS encoding ATP-dependent DNA ligase, whose protein sequence is MKYQELVDVYSALEATTKRLEKTEIIAEYLKKLDSDTIEKVGLLILGVVFPAWSSEEIGIGGKLVERAVAEAVGTTQAAVEDAVRDEGDIGLACIKLYAKKSQMTFFSQPLTIDFVFNSLRKLSQISGSRSTNRKIAVILELLSQSSATEAKYLTRTITEELRIGVGDGVVRDAIAQAFNIDKAVVERAQMLTNDFSVVARTAKEEGAAGLEKLNLTPGTPVKPMLAQLAPPLDEIIPEMGCAICETKYDGIRLQVHRNGNEINIFTRRLENITHALPEIVELFNEYLPHNDYIVEGEVIATRDGKPLPFQNILHRVRRKHNVEEAMENVPLKLFLFDVLYYKVPMIDEPLSRRREILEEIVDTSVDEMNLSTMKIGTENNIDELQELFESSIEGGHEGIMIKDCKEPYIPGLRGKKMLKYKAEPETLDMVIIGGTYGIGKRGDFVGSYLVALRDENDDFKSVAYAATGLDDATLEYLTGKMKELEISTKGREIKVEPKIVLEIAFSEIVESPEYETGYSLRFPVVKNIRKDKSPMDADTVERLISMYNTGN
- the thiC gene encoding phosphomethylpyrimidine synthase produces the protein MTQKSEAQKGNITPEMEFVAEYENIDVNKLARLIDKGLVVIPKNINGHSKPCGIGEGLKTKINANIGSSSKIDDIELEINKAKLAQEYGADALMDLSTGSDLKLFRQKIMQAVDLCIGTVPIYEAGVVTLAKNKEIIDMDPDDIFKAIENQAKEGVDFMTLHCGITKDLVQKLKDANRMMGIVSRGGTFMASWINHNDLENPLYENYDYLLELSYEYDITLSLGDGLRPGCLADASDIPQIQELVNLGGLVKRAQDANVQVMVEGPGHMPLNQIKANMEIQKTICHGAPFYVLGPLVTDIAPGYDHITGAIGGAIAAASGANFLCYVTPAEHLSLPSLEDVKEGVVASKIAAEAADVAKGLDSAWTREKAMAKARKEFDWEKQFDLALDKSKPRKYRDKCELDDDEMCAMCGEYCAVKIAKGDF